Proteins encoded in a region of the Candidatus Bathyarchaeota archaeon genome:
- a CDS encoding glycoside hydrolase family 5 protein, protein MNTQAIAHTVHSISLKRLAKPTAFCLIAVFAVSMMASLSTMPAQAATPSTSPLHTSGSYILDESGNVVYLRGVGVAGMVPNLILWGNGGSDNWGTQWNYNPTAVMDQTFATLQSQWHVNMIRVFVYPSWYYRDNIVPAQEDPNYAGQTTPISTKAYLRTLCQEADKYGIYVDVVPYMMTPSSSSFGLDKYASSGYGWQGMPLMGWDDAATRFLSDAGYGNNEQAFWKWFWTDMANNLKDYPNAIFEGWNEPNVGSDVDAIPAGYMTYLQTMYSAIRSTGATNLIMMQWHMGWQPNGYGNDLSWCKQISNAIPGATNLVYTTHYYYYAPTDLSNYWATDYTTLKSQVQTGINTMGVTAPLVVNEEGSCLNSSPNHQRDLTWWTNVLKVQQDMGIGACAYYWLSDSGLGGIYSGETMLSSGYSPNNMGQAFISAYNGAITAPPPTPTATATATPTQQPQATPTPTQEPQATTTPTPEPTSTTTEKTPQPTDKPATGTPAPTEEPTKSTTTLKPTLNRPIQHCGQGLVHGNYYKQWIVFYWPRYNLWFAYHW, encoded by the coding sequence ATGAATACACAAGCAATAGCACACACAGTGCATTCCATAAGCCTCAAACGTCTCGCAAAGCCAACCGCATTCTGCCTCATAGCAGTCTTTGCTGTCAGCATGATGGCATCACTGTCAACGATGCCAGCGCAAGCAGCAACGCCATCCACCTCGCCTCTTCACACGTCCGGCTCTTACATTTTAGATGAGAGCGGCAACGTGGTGTATCTACGAGGTGTAGGTGTTGCAGGTATGGTGCCGAACCTTATCCTCTGGGGTAATGGCGGCAGCGACAACTGGGGTACTCAATGGAACTATAATCCCACCGCCGTGATGGATCAAACCTTCGCGACGTTGCAGTCACAGTGGCATGTTAACATGATACGTGTCTTTGTTTACCCAAGCTGGTACTACCGTGACAACATCGTTCCAGCACAGGAAGACCCTAACTATGCAGGACAAACAACCCCGATAAGCACCAAAGCTTACCTACGAACACTCTGCCAAGAAGCCGACAAATACGGCATCTACGTCGATGTCGTACCATACATGATGACGCCCTCATCCAGCTCCTTTGGCTTAGACAAATATGCCAGTTCAGGATACGGCTGGCAGGGTATGCCACTTATGGGCTGGGACGACGCAGCCACCAGATTCCTATCCGATGCAGGCTACGGTAACAACGAGCAGGCCTTCTGGAAATGGTTCTGGACAGACATGGCAAATAACCTAAAAGACTACCCTAACGCAATCTTTGAAGGATGGAACGAACCTAACGTCGGCAGCGACGTCGACGCAATACCCGCAGGCTACATGACTTATCTGCAGACGATGTACAGTGCAATCCGCAGCACCGGCGCAACCAACCTAATCATGATGCAATGGCACATGGGCTGGCAACCAAACGGCTACGGCAACGACTTGTCATGGTGTAAACAGATCAGCAACGCAATTCCAGGCGCAACCAACTTGGTCTACACAACACACTACTACTATTACGCGCCAACTGACCTAAGCAACTACTGGGCAACCGATTATACCACGCTTAAATCACAGGTACAGACAGGCATAAACACCATGGGCGTCACCGCACCATTGGTCGTCAACGAGGAAGGCTCATGCCTCAACAGTTCACCAAACCACCAAAGAGACCTTACATGGTGGACAAACGTGCTCAAGGTCCAGCAAGACATGGGCATAGGCGCATGTGCATACTACTGGCTTAGCGACTCTGGCCTCGGCGGAATCTACTCCGGCGAAACCATGCTTTCAAGCGGCTACTCACCAAACAACATGGGACAAGCCTTCATCAGTGCATACAACGGAGCCATAACTGCACCTCCTCCAACTCCAACCGCCACTGCAACAGCTACACCGACACAGCAGCCTCAAGCAACGCCAACTCCAACACAGGAGCCACAGGCAACCACAACTCCAACACCAGAGCCTACTTCAACGACAACCGAAAAGACACCTCAACCCACCGACAAACCAGCAACAGGCACGCCAGCTCCAACAGAGGAGCCGACAAAATCAACAACGACTCTGAAACCTACGCTTAATCGGCCGATCCAGCATTGTGGTCAAGGTCTAGTTCACGGGAACTACTATAAACAGTGGATAGTCTTCTACTGGCCACGCTATAACCTGTGGTTTGCATACCACTGGTAA
- a CDS encoding glycosyltransferase — protein MTKRIGVFCPTLNVYGGGEYVAISLANTLAQNNFEVVLFSSGKVNPQAIQNYFGETLHPRIQTLQQPTNFAPHGLGDFYQTIVHSYIAKKKCSLFIDAFSNCVYPWTEVSYIHFPFLNHFAFSKTFPYLTRPRITHAGTVPHVLLEKKLIDYRKRLVLANSIYTADEIKSYSGKSVDVLYPPFSSIISRIGKASAKTARENLVVTVSRIDSNKLLERIPHIAAQTNPNIKFVVIGRLCSPHVLSHLEGIVKRMGLSERVKFFPNAPADQKIALLKSAKLYLHTMIGEHFGISIVEAMALGCVPIVHDSGGMREFVPAHLRYLTIEQAAAKINEQVAGWSMAEAEEMKEIADRFSIAHFSERFMELFNKHYT, from the coding sequence ATGACTAAGCGAATCGGGGTGTTCTGTCCCACCCTAAACGTCTACGGCGGCGGCGAATACGTAGCCATATCTCTAGCTAACACGTTGGCACAGAACAACTTCGAGGTGGTGCTCTTCTCAAGCGGCAAAGTTAACCCCCAAGCTATCCAGAATTACTTCGGAGAAACCCTGCACCCCCGCATCCAAACCCTTCAGCAGCCAACCAACTTCGCCCCCCATGGACTAGGCGACTTCTATCAAACCATCGTTCACTCATACATCGCCAAGAAAAAATGTAGCCTCTTCATCGACGCCTTCTCAAATTGCGTCTACCCATGGACCGAAGTCAGCTACATCCATTTTCCCTTTCTTAACCACTTCGCCTTCAGCAAAACATTTCCTTACCTCACCCGACCCCGTATTACCCATGCGGGGACAGTGCCGCATGTGCTGCTAGAGAAGAAACTTATCGATTACCGCAAGCGGCTGGTGCTGGCAAACAGCATCTACACTGCCGACGAAATCAAATCCTATTCCGGCAAATCCGTCGACGTGCTCTATCCCCCCTTCTCCTCTATCATATCCAGAATCGGCAAGGCATCAGCCAAAACAGCCCGAGAAAACCTCGTGGTAACAGTTTCCCGCATCGACTCCAACAAGCTGCTCGAACGCATCCCCCACATCGCTGCCCAAACCAACCCCAACATAAAATTCGTCGTTATAGGCCGCCTCTGCAGCCCCCATGTGCTTAGCCACCTTGAAGGCATAGTTAAACGGATGGGGCTCTCGGAGCGCGTTAAATTCTTCCCTAACGCCCCCGCTGACCAGAAGATTGCATTGCTTAAAAGCGCTAAACTCTACCTCCACACTATGATTGGCGAGCACTTCGGCATATCCATCGTTGAGGCTATGGCGCTTGGATGCGTACCCATCGTTCATGACAGCGGCGGCATGAGAGAATTTGTGCCAGCGCATCTGCGTTACCTAACCATCGAGCAAGCTGCAGCAAAGATCAATGAGCAAGTCGCTGGCTGGTCTATGGCTGAGGCTGAGGAAATGAAAGAGATCGCTGACCGATTCTCGATTGCCCACTTCTCTGAGCGATTCATGGAGTTATTCAATAAACATTACACTTAA
- a CDS encoding glycosyltransferase family 4 protein translates to MHVCHVWERFWPIEIGGLERYILWLSSYLAKKEKIEFSLVTGRTKLLLLTKNIKKYEDAGFLKVCRLGPGPVDLINGAFIYGLGYTPRLVEKMKFAGLYHEATRWKTAQSADLFHIHGIWRDLEYIDLGISLSRHYKKPLVLTLHGGFVGDPLHGGMPLESAEVRSILENDVAAITTYSKEILGTLQNLGLGGKSHLITNFLDSPHFKNPNPPEPHPTTITYVGRLEPVQTPDLVIKAFKQVHMKQPTAKLFIVGYGRMFETLKLMVKELDLEGAVTLTGKQTDVRKFLWNSDVFVATNFGYIATLEAWSAGLAVAAPRFGILKETISHEYNGLLFEPNNPDDLAAALIRMIEDKALRENLAFNGEQTVKNYDIRAVAPKMAQIYRSVVKD, encoded by the coding sequence TTGCATGTCTGTCACGTCTGGGAAAGGTTCTGGCCGATAGAAATCGGCGGTTTAGAACGCTACATACTGTGGCTGTCAAGTTACCTGGCCAAGAAAGAAAAAATTGAATTTTCACTGGTAACTGGACGAACTAAACTGCTGCTTTTAACTAAAAACATCAAGAAATATGAGGACGCAGGTTTCCTCAAAGTCTGTCGCCTAGGCCCTGGTCCAGTGGATTTAATCAACGGCGCCTTCATTTACGGCTTAGGCTACACGCCGCGGCTGGTGGAGAAGATGAAGTTCGCCGGCCTCTACCATGAAGCCACCCGATGGAAAACCGCTCAGTCAGCGGACCTCTTCCACATACATGGCATCTGGCGCGACCTCGAATACATAGACCTCGGTATCTCCCTTAGCAGGCACTACAAAAAACCTCTCGTGCTTACCCTCCACGGTGGCTTCGTCGGTGACCCCCTCCACGGAGGCATGCCCCTTGAATCAGCTGAGGTGCGCTCGATTCTAGAGAATGACGTTGCGGCAATCACTACCTACTCTAAAGAAATCCTCGGTACCCTACAGAATCTGGGTTTAGGCGGCAAAAGCCACCTTATCACCAACTTCCTGGATTCACCCCACTTCAAAAACCCTAACCCGCCCGAGCCGCACCCAACCACCATCACCTACGTAGGCAGACTTGAGCCCGTGCAGACGCCCGACCTTGTCATTAAAGCCTTCAAGCAGGTGCACATGAAGCAACCCACCGCCAAGCTTTTCATCGTGGGCTACGGCAGAATGTTTGAAACCCTCAAGCTTATGGTTAAAGAGCTGGACCTTGAAGGCGCCGTTACGTTAACTGGCAAGCAAACCGACGTGCGCAAGTTCCTGTGGAACAGCGATGTTTTTGTTGCCACCAACTTCGGCTACATTGCCACGTTGGAAGCTTGGTCCGCTGGGCTGGCGGTGGCTGCCCCCCGTTTTGGAATACTCAAGGAAACCATCAGTCACGAATACAATGGATTGCTCTTTGAACCTAACAATCCTGACGATTTAGCCGCTGCCCTAATAAGAATGATTGAGGATAAAGCTTTACGGGAAAATCTTGCCTTCAACGGTGAACAAACAGTGAAGAACTATGACATACGCGCCGTAGCGCCCAAGATGGCCCAAATATACCGGTCCGTGGTTAAAGATTGA
- a CDS encoding DUF2206 domain-containing protein — protein sequence MIFSKGIVSFNQRYISQHFLVVVVALQVLMYLSLFLGFDLARVVIGIAYLTFIPGFLLIKILKLDNLGMLESLLFSVGFSVAFLMLSGLVINEFGSLFGLSFPLATLPLSLFINTVIIICAVVAHLRQSRAKPPALPPINFTAPMLLLLLIPLLAIVGAYFVNVTGNNLILLLTVVGIAALFSVGVFTERTSKSYAFAVLMIALALLLMVTVSTTFILPYGGDSPVEMYVFRTTQLNQHWNPIFTPADEAYGRYNAMLSITMLPTVYSNMLGLDPTWVYKIIYPLLFALVPVGLYVLWQPYIGKKFAFAAAFLFMAQSTFYTEMIALNRQMIGELFFVLLLLVILNKNVGRQGKFVAFAVFGFGLIFSHYALAEIFLFLIVAAWAASVLYLKKPSFNLQLSMIVFFFVAMFLWYIYTSGSVVFDSFMSFTGYISAQLGDFFNPASRGQAVLTGLGLTQAPSFLNTISRGFAYLTEIFIVLGVVALLRKKMPFKFERDFTVFSILAVILLVMLTLVPGLANALSMQRFYHILLMVLAPFCIVGMWLTAQLLFKRRKELMVSVIIVAVLVPYFLFQTNFVYEVAGTESWSVPLSGYRMNPVQLYGTDGYIDGYSVYGAEWVSNNTRYEYNIVGDNALYTALPAYGLIYRGYIMELTNATVFHSGQYVYLSYISIHYEPETSNGTLPRLLNQTSVIYSNGGSEIYYIP from the coding sequence TTGATTTTCAGCAAAGGAATCGTGAGTTTCAACCAACGCTACATCTCCCAGCATTTCCTAGTTGTAGTAGTCGCCCTGCAGGTGCTAATGTACCTCTCGCTTTTCCTAGGCTTTGACCTTGCCCGCGTAGTTATCGGCATAGCCTACCTTACCTTCATCCCTGGCTTTCTACTTATCAAAATCCTTAAACTCGACAATCTAGGCATGCTTGAATCCCTCCTCTTCTCAGTGGGTTTCAGCGTTGCTTTCCTGATGCTTTCCGGGCTCGTCATTAACGAATTCGGATCGCTTTTCGGCTTGTCATTTCCACTTGCAACATTACCGCTTTCACTCTTCATAAACACCGTAATCATCATCTGCGCCGTCGTAGCGCATCTGCGCCAAAGCCGCGCAAAACCGCCTGCCCTTCCACCCATCAACTTCACCGCGCCCATGTTGCTGCTGCTTCTAATTCCCCTCTTGGCAATAGTAGGCGCTTACTTTGTTAACGTCACCGGAAACAACTTAATTTTGCTGTTGACGGTTGTGGGTATCGCAGCGCTGTTTTCTGTTGGCGTCTTCACTGAGCGAACCAGCAAATCCTACGCTTTTGCTGTTCTCATGATTGCCCTTGCTTTGCTTTTGATGGTTACGGTTTCTACCACCTTCATTTTGCCTTACGGAGGCGACTCCCCCGTTGAAATGTATGTTTTCCGGACTACACAGCTCAATCAGCATTGGAACCCAATTTTTACGCCCGCCGACGAGGCCTACGGCAGATACAATGCGATGCTTAGCATAACTATGCTGCCCACGGTCTACTCGAACATGCTTGGGTTAGATCCAACGTGGGTTTACAAGATAATCTATCCCCTGCTCTTTGCATTGGTTCCTGTGGGGCTCTATGTGCTCTGGCAGCCCTACATCGGGAAAAAATTCGCTTTCGCCGCCGCCTTCCTGTTCATGGCGCAATCCACCTTCTACACCGAGATGATTGCGCTTAACCGCCAGATGATAGGTGAACTGTTCTTTGTTCTTCTGCTTCTAGTCATACTAAACAAGAATGTGGGGCGGCAGGGCAAATTTGTTGCTTTCGCGGTCTTTGGCTTTGGGTTGATCTTCTCTCATTATGCCCTAGCGGAAATCTTCCTTTTCCTCATCGTCGCCGCCTGGGCAGCCTCCGTGTTATATCTTAAAAAACCCAGCTTTAACCTGCAGCTAAGCATGATAGTGTTCTTCTTTGTCGCTATGTTCCTCTGGTACATCTACACATCGGGGTCAGTGGTTTTCGATAGCTTCATGTCCTTCACGGGATACATAAGCGCTCAACTCGGCGACTTTTTCAACCCTGCCTCCAGAGGCCAAGCAGTCCTCACTGGGCTGGGCTTGACGCAGGCGCCTTCCTTCTTAAACACCATAAGCCGAGGTTTTGCTTACCTAACCGAGATATTCATTGTTCTGGGTGTGGTGGCGCTTCTGCGCAAGAAGATGCCCTTCAAATTCGAACGAGACTTCACGGTTTTTAGCATTCTCGCCGTGATTCTTCTTGTGATGTTAACTCTTGTCCCCGGATTGGCAAATGCGCTGTCGATGCAGCGGTTCTACCATATACTGCTGATGGTTCTGGCGCCCTTCTGCATTGTCGGCATGTGGTTGACTGCGCAGCTTCTCTTTAAGCGAAGAAAAGAACTGATGGTTTCCGTGATTATTGTTGCCGTTTTGGTTCCGTATTTCCTGTTTCAAACAAACTTCGTCTACGAAGTCGCAGGAACCGAAAGCTGGTCAGTGCCACTTAGCGGCTACCGCATGAATCCAGTTCAGCTCTATGGAACCGACGGCTACATAGACGGCTACAGTGTCTACGGCGCCGAATGGGTATCCAATAACACGCGTTACGAATACAATATAGTGGGTGATAACGCTCTCTACACGGCTTTACCTGCATACGGCCTAATTTATCGAGGCTACATCATGGAGCTCACAAACGCCACGGTTTTCCATTCGGGACAATACGTGTACCTTAGCTACATCAGCATCCACTATGAACCCGAAACATCTAACGGTACCCTGCCCCGACTGCTTAACCAAACCAGCGTAATCTACTCCAACGGTGGCAGCGAAATATATTATATACCCTAA
- a CDS encoding glycosyltransferase: protein MSKQDSAPTVTIVIPTYKRADILPHLLAALKRQTYRNFDIVAVVKPSGDGTEQLLDAAQTDMKVKTVLQTQGHIVDAYFLGVKHSSGDIVAMLDDDAIPADDWLAETVRIFQNGAVAGVTGDSYPVLLKEGGMQIIPEDEVPSVLSHYEYALFGRPLRGLENYKNSISTSGTVYERGNNAFWRSRGEPKALLRGPSMAVKGDLLRSIDLGSGWILGCAWEMVLGWNIWKRGYSMVYCPNVKVYHIVHGRTSSRDYLNPRTDMLWAVEAELLFYRLHAVEPDFSLVSKATADLMQTIHTLKYLKTNPKYRLSKLTGMLLANVIGAKWLIYDAIKTSYSPMAELKKIKALFPR from the coding sequence ATGAGCAAACAAGACAGCGCCCCAACAGTAACCATCGTAATACCCACCTACAAACGCGCCGATATCCTGCCGCATCTATTAGCTGCCCTAAAACGGCAAACGTACCGAAACTTCGACATCGTGGCTGTGGTTAAGCCCTCCGGCGATGGAACCGAGCAGTTGCTCGATGCCGCCCAAACCGACATGAAAGTTAAGACGGTTCTGCAGACTCAGGGTCACATCGTTGACGCCTACTTCTTGGGAGTTAAACATTCAAGCGGAGACATCGTGGCGATGCTCGACGACGACGCCATCCCCGCCGACGACTGGCTAGCAGAAACCGTCCGCATCTTCCAGAATGGCGCTGTAGCTGGGGTTACAGGCGACTCTTACCCCGTTCTGCTGAAAGAAGGCGGAATGCAGATTATACCCGAAGATGAGGTTCCAAGTGTCCTCTCACATTACGAATACGCTCTATTCGGTCGGCCGCTGCGGGGCTTAGAGAACTACAAGAACTCAATCTCAACTTCAGGCACCGTCTACGAGCGAGGCAACAACGCGTTTTGGCGAAGCCGCGGTGAACCCAAGGCTCTGCTGCGTGGGCCCTCCATGGCGGTGAAGGGGGACTTGCTTAGGAGCATCGACTTGGGTAGCGGCTGGATTCTGGGCTGCGCTTGGGAGATGGTTTTGGGCTGGAACATCTGGAAACGCGGCTACAGCATGGTTTACTGCCCAAACGTGAAGGTTTACCATATCGTTCATGGAAGAACCAGCAGCCGCGACTACCTTAACCCCCGCACGGATATGCTCTGGGCGGTTGAGGCTGAGCTTCTTTTTTATCGTTTACATGCTGTTGAACCAGATTTTTCACTCGTAAGCAAAGCTACCGCGGATTTGATGCAGACAATCCACACCCTAAAATACCTTAAAACAAACCCCAAGTACCGTCTTTCAAAGCTTACCGGTATGCTTCTAGCCAACGTCATCGGGGCTAAGTGGCTTATCTATGATGCAATTAAAACATCCTATTCACCGATGGCTGAGCTAAAAAAAATAAAAGCTTTATTTCCTCGGTAA
- a CDS encoding glycosyltransferase: protein MNIVVFSSVSWSFLWQRPQHIASLLAKRGHKVVYFNEPHYIDSAEKLKNFLKHNKLVSVSEVAPNVWEVTLYLPPFRGKLSSIADRMLRSNFNHVFDKLKFRPDAALVYCLRFSPLLKTLQAQNIKIVFDYVDDLTAFPEFAIEQFEQIQDNFIGSSNVVFATSKSLCDRIKPVNPRCVYLPNAMDFEHFNHAATEKIPLTELASLKPPIIGYIGAFNDWVDADLVCKLAQIHPEYSLLIVGPINFGGEEMSKHQNILMVGTKPYQELPAYLSNIDVCIIPFKLNRITLASNPIKMYEYLASGKPVVSTALPEVTQNASEVVYIGMDEADFIAKVEAAVNERSNRDFDVAVQKRMSFAKANSWESRVDVIEAELMRLLKDTP from the coding sequence ATGAATATTGTTGTTTTTTCGTCTGTCTCGTGGAGTTTTCTCTGGCAAAGACCCCAGCATATAGCCTCCTTGTTAGCTAAAAGAGGCCATAAAGTAGTCTACTTTAACGAACCACATTATATTGACAGCGCAGAGAAACTGAAGAATTTTCTTAAGCACAACAAGCTGGTTAGCGTCAGCGAGGTAGCGCCGAACGTTTGGGAGGTCACGTTGTATCTGCCCCCCTTCCGTGGCAAACTCTCTTCTATTGCAGACCGAATGTTACGAAGCAACTTCAACCATGTTTTTGATAAACTGAAATTCCGGCCCGACGCTGCCCTTGTTTACTGCCTCCGATTCTCCCCGTTGCTAAAGACTCTTCAAGCCCAAAACATCAAAATTGTCTTTGACTACGTCGACGACCTAACTGCCTTCCCAGAGTTCGCCATAGAACAATTCGAGCAGATACAGGATAACTTCATCGGCTCCTCCAACGTGGTGTTTGCCACTTCAAAGTCCCTCTGCGACCGCATCAAACCCGTTAACCCCCGATGCGTCTATCTGCCAAACGCAATGGATTTTGAGCATTTCAACCATGCAGCAACAGAAAAGATTCCTCTCACAGAGCTTGCATCACTAAAACCCCCCATCATAGGATACATAGGGGCTTTCAATGACTGGGTTGATGCTGATTTGGTATGTAAACTTGCTCAAATCCATCCGGAGTACTCGCTTCTCATTGTTGGACCCATAAACTTCGGAGGCGAGGAAATGAGCAAGCACCAAAATATCCTGATGGTAGGCACCAAACCCTATCAGGAGTTGCCTGCTTACCTCTCAAACATCGATGTTTGCATTATACCCTTCAAACTCAACAGAATCACTTTGGCGTCTAACCCCATAAAGATGTATGAGTATCTTGCCTCGGGGAAACCTGTAGTTTCAACTGCGTTGCCTGAAGTTACCCAAAACGCTTCTGAGGTGGTGTACATAGGAATGGACGAAGCCGATTTTATCGCTAAGGTGGAGGCGGCAGTTAATGAACGCAGCAACCGCGATTTTGATGTCGCTGTGCAGAAGCGCATGAGTTTTGCCAAGGCTAACTCTTGGGAAAGCAGAGTGGACGTTATAGAAGCTGAACTGATGCGGCTTCTGAAAGACACTCCTTAA